In Camelina sativa cultivar DH55 chromosome 16, Cs, whole genome shotgun sequence, a single window of DNA contains:
- the LOC104753347 gene encoding probable E3 ubiquitin-protein ligase ARI10 has translation MDYSDDGIESGEENLYSDVEDNETDYGFAEEDIKGSQKGYVVLKEEDIRKHQRDDIERVSTGLSISQAEAIALLLHYHWRVSKFEDEWFTDEERIRETIGILKEPVVDVNGQKVIKCGICFESYTRGEIERVSCGHPYCNTCWTGYVTSKIGDGPGCLRIKCPEPSCSGAIGQDMIDKFSKKEDKEKYYRYLLRSYVEEDVVERIKWCPSPECECAVDFGVGGSGTGSSCYDITCLCSHSFCWNCREDAHSPVDCETVSKWIFRIQDEAENKNWMLANSKPCPKCKRPIEKGEGCNHMTCSSPCGYQFCWICLEAYSGHVACNRFVEEADQDTRKLLKDEMARYMHYYERWVGNKSSRLKAILDQDKWQSVQLKLLSGKLGKPETELEFTVEAWRQIIECRRVLKWTYAFGYYLPNHEIGKKKLFEYLQGLERLHHCAETELKDVETGFPQ, from the exons ATGGATTATTCAGATGATGGTATCGAATCAGGAGAGGAGAACCTCTACAGCGATGTTGAAGATAATGAAACCGATTATGGATTCGCTGAGGAAGACATCAAAGGATCTCAGAAAGGTTACGTAGTTCTCAAGGAAGAAGACATCCGAAAGCATCAAAGAGACGATATCGAACGAGTTTCCACGGGTCTCTCTATAAGCCAAGCCGAAGCGATCGCTCTGCTTCTTCACTATCATTGGCGTGTTAGTAAATTCGAAGATGAATGGTTTACGGACGAAGAGAGGATCCGTGAAACCATTGGTATATTGAAGGAGCCTGTCGTTGATGTTAATGGTCAAAAAGTAATCAAGTGTGGGATTTGCTTCGAGTCATACACTCGAGGGGAAATCGAAAGGGTTTCTTGTGGTCATCCTTATTGCAATACTTGTTGGACTGGTTATGTCACTTCTAAGATAGGAGATGGTCCGGGATGTTTAAGGATTAAATGTCCTGAGCCTTCTTGTTCAGGTGCGATTGGTCAAGATATGATCGATAAGTTTAGTAAGAAAGAAGATAAGGAGAAGTACTATAGATATTTACTCAGGTCTTATGTGGAAGAAGACGTCGTAGAGAGGATTAAATGGTGTCCATCGCCTGAATGTGAATGCGCGGTTGACTTTGGTGTTGGTGGGAGTGGAACTGGAAGTAGTTGTTATGATATTACTTGTTTGTGTTCGCATAGCTTTTGCTGGAATTGCAGGGAAGATGCTCACAGTCCTGTGGACTGTGAAACGGTTTCAAAATGGATATTCAGGATCCAGGATGAGGCCGAGAACAAGAATTGGATGCTTGCGAATTCAAAGCCTTGTCCTAAATGCAAACGTCCAATCGAGAAGGGTGAAGGATGCAACCATATGACATGCTCATCTCCGTGTGGGTATCAGTTTTGTTGGATTTGTCTTGAAGCGTATAGTGGTCACGTGGCTTGCAACAGGTTTGTTGAAGAGGCTGATCAAGATACGAGAAAATTGCTTAAAGATGAAATGGCTAGGTACATGCATTATTATGAAAGATGGGTAGGCAATAAATCGTCGAGGCTTAAGGCTATATTGGATCAGGACAAATGGCAATCGGTGCAGCTTAAGCTGCTTAGTGGCAAACTGGGAAAACCAGAAACTGAGCTGGAATTCACCGTGGAGGCATGGCGTCAG ATCATCGAATGCAGGAGGGTCTTAAAATGGACCTATGCGTTTGGATACTACCTACCTAATCATGAGATCGGCAAGAAAAAATTGTTCGAGTATTTGCAAG GTTTGGAGAGGCTTCATCATTGTGCAGAGACGGAGTTGAAAGATGTAGAAACCggatttccacaatga
- the LOC104749693 gene encoding bifunctional nuclease-like (The sequence of the model RefSeq protein was modified relative to this genomic sequence to represent the inferred CDS: added 7 bases not found in genome assembly) — protein MLCLGILLSSYSSSFRKWWTRWVTKLDLLESPKEAYFAQLYLSQVGNASYSISYDLWSSDAINIAVRCKESTLKLL, from the exons ATGCTCTGTCTTGG GATTCTACTCTCAAGCTATTCATCTAGTTTCAGGAAATGGTGGACAAGATGGGTTACGAA GTTAGACTTGTTAGAGTCACCAAAAGAGGCGTATTTTGCCCAGTTATACCTTTCACAG GTGGGTAATGCCTCATATAGTATCAGCTACGACCTTTGGTCTTCAGATGCAATTAATATAGCTGTTAGATGCAAG GAATCTACTCTCAAGCT
- the LOC104749694 gene encoding bifunctional nuclease-like produces the protein MYRILLSSYSSSFRKWWTRWVTKLDLLESPKEAYFAQLYLSQVGNASYSISYDLWSSDAINIAVRCKESTLKLFTAMKNTCV, from the exons ATGTATAGGATTCTACTCTCAAGCTATTCATCTAGTTTCAGGAAATGGTGGACAAGATGGGTTACGAA GTTAGACTTGTTAGAGTCACCAAAAGAGGCGTATTTTGCCCAGTTATACCTTTCACAG GTGGGTAATGCCTCATATAGTATCAGCTACGACCTTTGGTCTTCAGATGCAATTAATATAGCTGTTAGATGCAAG GAATCTACTCTCAAGCTATTCACCGCTATGAAGAACACATGCGTATAA